The sequence TTGCGCCAAGCCAGGGGTTAGCGGAAACCGTCGCCTGGACCCGGCCGCCTTGGGGGCGGCCGGGTCTTCGACCCCCCACTCGTAGGCAGGACGGGTTTCCTTAGCAGATGCGGCGGGCCGGGATTGCCGGCCGTTTCCCGACGGGACTGGACCTCCCACTTCGGGAAGCGGCAGGAACCGGTCCGCCGCACTTTTTTGGTCCGGGCACCACATTTCAAGAGCTCTTCACTCTGTGCTCTCTTTTGGAGGTGGATACCGTGAGCGTTTTCGTCTATGCTTCGACAACCTACCATTTGAGGGAAACCATGAATTTTTTGGCAGCCCTTGTACTTGGCCTGTTGCTTGGTTTTACACCGGTTCAATCCCTGGCCGCTAATGCCTCGGATTCTCCCGCCATGAAGCCCCTGCCCATTGGTCAGGCTTTCCCGGACATCGCCTTCAAGGGGCCGCTTTCAGCAACGGAGGCGAAAGACCTTGGAGTTGACGCCGCGGATAAAACCATCCGTTTTAGCCAGCTGAAAACCGAAGCCATCATCCTGGTGGTGTTTTCCATGTACTGCCCCTTCTGCCAGAAGGAAGGGACCGAGCTTGACAAGATGCACAAGCTCATCGGGCAGAAGGGACTTGCGGACAAGGTCAAGCTGGTCGGCCTCGGCGCTGGAAACTCGCCCTTTGAGGTCAACATCTACCGAGAGAAGTTCGGACTGGGCTTCCCCCTCTTCCCGGACCAGGACTTCGAGGCCTACAAGGCCCTGGGCCAGGTCGGAACCCCCTATTACTACATTCTCAAACGCCGAGGCTCTGAATTCATCATCGTGGACGAGCAACTCGGCTGCGTGGCCTCACCAGGGTCTTTCCTGGACCGCGTGCTCGAAAAGACCGGCATGGCCAAGGGGAAGTGACATGACAGCCCGAGCCTTCACGGCTTTTGTTTTTGTCCTTTCCTTGTGCCAGCATGCATACGCCCAATCACGAATCCCGCCCGAGCTCATGTGGCAATCGGGCCAGCAAAAACCTACGGACAGCCAGCTTGCGGTCAAAGTGGGTGACAAGGCTCCTCTCTTCGATCTTCCCGGAATCGACGGAAAGAGGGTTGCTCTGTCTCAGTACCTGGGCGTGAAAAACGTTGTCCTTTCCTTTATTCCCGCGGCATGGACCCCTGTCTGCTCAGGGCAATGGCCCGGCTACAACCTGGCCAAAAGTGTCTTCGAATCCAATGAGGCGGTACTCATCGGCATAAGCTGCGACAATCTTCCGTCCTTGAACGCCTGGGTGGTCGAGATGGGTGGAGTGTGGTTCCCGGTAGCTTCGGATTTCTGGCCCCACGGGGCCCTGGCCAAGAAGCTCGGCATCCTGCGCTCGGATGGCATAACGGAACGGGCCATCTTTATTATCGATAAGAAAGGGGTCATCAGCTATATTGACGTGCACGACATAAACTCCCGGCCCGACCTCGGCCAGATTGCCGAGGCGCTTGCAAGGCTCAAATGATCAAAGCCGCGCTCATAATACTTTTGGTCTCGCTGGTTTCCTGCGAATCGCCTCCCCCTCCTCCTCAGCTTGCGGAGCGCATGGGCGTGACCCAGGACGAAATACGCATAGGGGCCAGCCTGCCCCTCTCGGGCCACGCATCCTACCTCGGTCAGGAGACCCTGCGCGGGGCAGTGGCTTATTTGGACTTTGTGAATGCCCAAGGTGGAGTCCACGGCCGAAAAATCAGGCTCATCACCCGAGACGACGGATACGATCCGCCCCGTTGCGTGGCCAATACCCAACAGCTTGTCGTCGAGGATCAGGTTTTCGCCCTGTCCTGCTACGTGGGCACGCCCACGACCACCAAGATTCTGCCCATGCTCGTGGATGCCAAGGTTCCGCTGGTCGGGGCCTTCACCGGTGCGTACGATCTGCGCGAGCCTTTCCAGCGCTACGTGATAAACGTCCGGCCTTCCTACTACCAAGAGACCTCTTCCGCGGTGAAGCACTTTGTCGATGACCTTGGGACCAAGCGCATCGGCGTTTTCTACCAGTTCGACGCCTACGGTTTCGACGGACTCAAGGGAACCGAGCTGGCCCTTCGCAGCTATGGCCTGGCGCCAGTGGCCAGAGGGTCCTACGCCAGGGGAACCATGGACGTGGAAGAAGGCTTAGCCAAGATTCTCGAAGGAGGAGCCCAGGCCGTGGTCATCATCGGCACTTCGGCTCCCTCGGCCAAATTCATCAAATTGGCCATGGAGAAGGACCCGGACCTGATCTTCTACGCCGTTTCCTTTGTGGGAGCCGAAGAAATCGCCAAGGCTCTGGGGCCCGATGAGAAAGCCCGCGTGCTCGTTTCCCAGGTGATGCCCCCGCCTGACCTTCCGGAAACCCAGGCCCTGCTCTGGGGGGTTCGGGAATACGACGACCTGCTCCGCCAATCCGCTCCAGGGCACCCGCCCACGGCCGTGGGTCTGGAAGGGTTCATCAACGCCAAGGTTCTGGTGGAGGGGCTCAAACGGGCCGGACCGCAGCTCGACCGCGAACGTTTCATCGAAGCAGTGGAATCCATCCGGGACTTCTCACTGGGCCTGGCCAACACCCTGGGCTACGCACCCGGTGACCATCAGGGACTCGAGAGGGTCTATTTCACCAAGCTCGAGTCGGGCCGATTCGTCCTGGTCACGGATTGGTCCGACCCCTTCGCCAACCGGAACTGCCCGTGACAGGCCCACTCGCCGCCATAGCCCCCCCAAGGGCTCGAAGCTGGATTTTTCCCATCCGCCCTCGTTAAGCCATCATGCTCAACCGCGTCCGCAAATTAAGCCTCCGCAACAAGATATTCTTGGCGACTGTTGGCGTGGTGCTGCTCATTAGCGGAGTAATCGCCCTGCTGGCCCGGGGAATCCTGGTGAACAGCCTGAGCCGGGAACTCGAACTGCGCGGTTTGGCCATCGCCCAGTCCATTGCCGAGCGCGGTGGCGGCTACATCCTGGACAAGGACCAGGCCGGGCTGGTGGCCCTTCTTTTCGACGCCGCCCAATTGGGGGAACGCAAGGCTCTTGTGGCCTACATCTTTCTGACCGACAACGAAGGCAAGCTCCTGGCGCACACATTCATTCGCCCCTTTCCCAAGGAACTCCTGGATACGGTAACCCCAGCGGACAGCCAGGAACTGGTCACCCGCCCGGGCAGTTTCGAAGGAAGCGAGGCCGTGGACATTTCTGTTCCCATCCAGG is a genomic window of Desulfovibrio sp. containing:
- a CDS encoding TlpA family protein disulfide reductase encodes the protein MSVFVYASTTYHLRETMNFLAALVLGLLLGFTPVQSLAANASDSPAMKPLPIGQAFPDIAFKGPLSATEAKDLGVDAADKTIRFSQLKTEAIILVVFSMYCPFCQKEGTELDKMHKLIGQKGLADKVKLVGLGAGNSPFEVNIYREKFGLGFPLFPDQDFEAYKALGQVGTPYYYILKRRGSEFIIVDEQLGCVASPGSFLDRVLEKTGMAKGK
- a CDS encoding redoxin domain-containing protein yields the protein MTARAFTAFVFVLSLCQHAYAQSRIPPELMWQSGQQKPTDSQLAVKVGDKAPLFDLPGIDGKRVALSQYLGVKNVVLSFIPAAWTPVCSGQWPGYNLAKSVFESNEAVLIGISCDNLPSLNAWVVEMGGVWFPVASDFWPHGALAKKLGILRSDGITERAIFIIDKKGVISYIDVHDINSRPDLGQIAEALARLK
- a CDS encoding ABC transporter substrate-binding protein — protein: MIKAALIILLVSLVSCESPPPPPQLAERMGVTQDEIRIGASLPLSGHASYLGQETLRGAVAYLDFVNAQGGVHGRKIRLITRDDGYDPPRCVANTQQLVVEDQVFALSCYVGTPTTTKILPMLVDAKVPLVGAFTGAYDLREPFQRYVINVRPSYYQETSSAVKHFVDDLGTKRIGVFYQFDAYGFDGLKGTELALRSYGLAPVARGSYARGTMDVEEGLAKILEGGAQAVVIIGTSAPSAKFIKLAMEKDPDLIFYAVSFVGAEEIAKALGPDEKARVLVSQVMPPPDLPETQALLWGVREYDDLLRQSAPGHPPTAVGLEGFINAKVLVEGLKRAGPQLDRERFIEAVESIRDFSLGLANTLGYAPGDHQGLERVYFTKLESGRFVLVTDWSDPFANRNCP